The Sandaracinus amylolyticus genomic interval TGGTGAACACGTTCGGCGCGATCACCTTCGATCGCGCGTGGCAGTACTACGACGACGACGGCACGCAGGAGCGCGTGTTCCAGCCGGACTGAGCGCGCTCAGACGACGAGCGCGCGCTCGAGCGACGCGTCGATGTCGTCGAGCCGCGACAGGTCGATCCCGAACTCGCGCTCCAGCACCCCTCGCAGCTCGGCCACGCTCTGGATCGTGTGCACCTCCGCGGGCCGCTCGGGCGTGCGGTGCGTGAGCTCGCGGTTCACGAGCGTGAGCCGACCGCTCCGCGTGGGCCGCGCGACGATCAGGTTCCGCACGAAGCGCGACGTCGGGTGCGTCGACGTAAACCAGTTGAGCGTCTCGTAGTCGGGCGCGAGGAACGTCGCGTCGTCGAGCCAGTAGAGCGCACGCCACCCGTCGTGCGACTTCGCCTCGACCACGCGCCCCTCGCCCATGGTGCGCATCCGGAGCGTCTCGAGTGGCGTCTGCTGCTCGACGTCGTCGACGATCCGCAGCGGCGCGACCGGCGTGAGCAGACCGAACCCGACGTCGGCGAGGTACGGACCGTCCTCGAGCTCCACGCGCAGCGTCATGTGGCTGCGGGGCATCACGACGTCG includes:
- a CDS encoding arylamine N-acetyltransferase family protein: MTIDVDAYFARIGYQGSRAPTLETLRALHALHPRAIPFENLDPYSRRGVELSPGALEAKLVRSARGGYCYEQNGLFMHVLRALGFEVHGRAARVRWGVPDDVVMPRSHMTLRVELEDGPYLADVGFGLLTPVAPLRIVDDVEQQTPLETLRMRTMGEGRVVEAKSHDGWRALYWLDDATFLAPDYETLNWFTSTHPTSRFVRNLIVARPTRSGRLTLVNRELTHRTPERPAEVHTIQSVAELRGVLEREFGIDLSRLDDIDASLERALVV